The Lactobacillus sp. ESL0680 genome has a segment encoding these proteins:
- a CDS encoding HD domain-containing protein, with translation MQITEVIDFVKRQLKDEKTGHDFYHGQRVAHLAKKMYLQDNPNAHQDSRMVAIIEAAGYLHDTIDEKVCSDPEIVLANIQKILPQVGFTTLEIKDILFTMQHMSFSKNIEHHYQLPVSGQYVQDADRIESLGAIGIARAFTYGGAHGNMIYDPAIKPQKLVSYDQYRQHQETTINHFYEKLFQLEDLMNTAGGKKEAHIRTKYMRNFVNEFIQEWDV, from the coding sequence GTGCAGATAACTGAGGTAATCGATTTTGTTAAAAGGCAGCTTAAAGATGAAAAAACTGGTCATGACTTTTATCACGGTCAGCGCGTAGCCCACTTAGCGAAGAAAATGTATTTACAAGATAACCCCAATGCCCACCAAGATAGCCGCATGGTAGCAATTATTGAAGCAGCCGGATATTTACATGACACAATTGATGAAAAAGTTTGCTCAGATCCAGAAATTGTCTTGGCTAATATTCAAAAAATATTGCCACAGGTTGGCTTTACGACTTTAGAAATTAAGGACATCTTGTTTACAATGCAGCATATGTCATTTTCTAAAAATATTGAGCATCATTATCAATTACCTGTTTCGGGGCAATATGTTCAGGATGCAGATCGAATTGAAAGCCTCGGTGCAATTGGGATTGCTCGTGCTTTTACTTATGGTGGTGCGCATGGCAACATGATTTATGATCCAGCCATTAAGCCGCAAAAATTAGTTAGTTATGACCAATATCGACAGCACCAGGAGACGACAATTAATCACTTTTATGAAAAATTATTTCAGCTTGAAGATTTAATGAATACAGCAGGTGGTAAAAAAGAAGCACACATTAGAACTAAATATATGCGTAATTTCGTTAACGAATTTATCCAAGAGTGGGATGTGTGA
- a CDS encoding heavy metal-binding domain-containing protein, giving the protein MDAEQIMVTTTEQIPGKKYEILGEVFGLTTQSKNMIKNIGAGLKSMVGGEIGSYTKMLEESRNKALARMCQAAADKGADAIVMMRFDSGSIASDMQSVVAYGTAVKFINSEE; this is encoded by the coding sequence ATGGACGCAGAACAGATCATGGTGACAACGACAGAGCAAATTCCTGGTAAGAAATATGAAATTCTGGGAGAGGTCTTTGGCTTAACTACGCAATCTAAGAATATGATTAAGAATATTGGTGCTGGCTTAAAATCAATGGTTGGCGGTGAAATTGGTTCTTATACTAAGATGCTGGAAGAATCGCGAAATAAGGCATTGGCAAGAATGTGTCAAGCAGCTGCCGACAAGGGTGCGGATGCAATTGTGATGATGCGTTTTGATTCTGGCTCAATTGCTAGTGACATGCAATCAGTTGTTGCTTATGGGACAGCGGTTAAATTTATTAATTCAGAAGAATAA
- the tyrS gene encoding tyrosine--tRNA ligase: protein MANFDILEDLKWRGAINQETDEEGLRKYLEEHDDLALYCGTDPTGDSLHIGHLIPFMILKRFQLAGYHPVIVIGGGTGTIGDPSGRKSERTLLDAEKLHQNEVALTKQMEKLFGTENFQIVNNAEWLDKLTLIDFLRDYGKHFQVNNMLNKDVVASRLENGISFTEFSYQILQAIDFNELNKNYGVQMQIGGSDQWGNITAGIDLIHKLQGSDRQVFGLTIPLMLKADGTKFGKSAGGAVWLDPEKTSPYEFYQFWINQDDRDVVKYLKYFTFLSHEEIDALDEATKKEPWKRAAQKKLAEEVTKFVHGEDGLKEAQMITDALFSGDIKNLSVKQIEEGLKSAPAAETDGSVKNIVDFLVETKVEDSKRQAREDIKNGAIYINGDREQSVDFDVDPDKAFDGKYVIVRKGKRKYTLVTIK, encoded by the coding sequence ATGGCAAACTTTGATATTTTAGAAGACTTAAAATGGCGTGGCGCCATTAACCAAGAAACTGACGAAGAAGGTTTACGCAAATACTTAGAAGAGCATGACGACTTGGCATTATACTGTGGGACTGACCCAACCGGTGATTCGCTGCATATTGGTCACTTGATTCCCTTTATGATTTTGAAGAGATTCCAGCTTGCCGGTTACCACCCAGTAATTGTTATTGGTGGTGGTACGGGAACAATCGGTGACCCATCTGGTCGTAAGTCAGAACGGACCTTGCTGGATGCGGAAAAATTACACCAAAATGAAGTTGCTTTGACTAAGCAAATGGAAAAGCTGTTTGGTACAGAAAACTTTCAAATCGTTAACAATGCGGAATGGCTGGACAAGCTAACCTTAATTGACTTTTTGCGTGATTACGGCAAGCATTTCCAAGTTAATAACATGCTTAATAAAGATGTTGTTGCCAGCCGACTGGAAAATGGGATTTCCTTTACTGAGTTTTCTTACCAAATTTTGCAGGCGATTGACTTTAACGAATTGAACAAGAATTACGGTGTCCAAATGCAAATCGGCGGTAGTGACCAATGGGGTAACATTACTGCCGGAATCGACTTAATTCATAAGTTGCAGGGTTCAGACAGACAAGTCTTTGGCTTGACTATTCCTTTGATGTTAAAGGCTGATGGTACCAAGTTTGGTAAGTCAGCAGGTGGTGCTGTTTGGCTTGACCCAGAAAAGACAAGTCCTTACGAGTTCTACCAATTCTGGATTAATCAAGACGACCGTGATGTTGTTAAATACTTGAAATACTTCACATTCTTAAGTCATGAAGAAATTGATGCCTTGGATGAGGCTACTAAGAAGGAACCTTGGAAGCGGGCAGCACAAAAGAAATTAGCTGAAGAAGTAACCAAGTTCGTCCATGGTGAAGACGGCTTAAAAGAAGCACAAATGATTACTGACGCGCTATTTTCTGGCGACATCAAGAACTTATCGGTTAAGCAAATTGAAGAAGGTCTAAAGAGTGCGCCAGCTGCTGAGACAGATGGCAGTGTGAAGAACATTGTTGATTTCTTAGTTGAAACCAAGGTTGAAGACTCAAAGCGTCAGGCGCGTGAAGACATCAAGAATGGTGCAATCTACATTAATGGCGATCGGGAACAATCCGTTGACTTTGATGTTGATCCAGACAAGGCATTTGATGGCAAATACGTCATTGTCCGTAAGGGTAAGAGAAAGTACACGTTAGTTACAATTAAATAG
- a CDS encoding NUDIX domain-containing protein, whose amino-acid sequence MRARVVIYNRQTQALLLIHRLKDGRDYWVVPGGGAKGQETPIETAIREVREELQIELTPKDLHPLFVLQEQECEVFFCAQSLQVTTPEISGEEQERSSLTNIYLPTWIKISQLPQLNLMPPQAKLKICEYFKN is encoded by the coding sequence ATGCGAGCGAGGGTTGTGATTTATAATCGTCAAACCCAGGCTTTACTGCTAATTCATCGCTTGAAGGATGGCCGTGATTATTGGGTAGTTCCAGGCGGCGGTGCTAAGGGGCAAGAAACGCCTATTGAAACGGCAATCCGTGAAGTTCGTGAAGAATTACAAATAGAGTTAACACCTAAAGATTTACACCCGTTGTTTGTATTACAGGAGCAAGAATGTGAAGTCTTTTTCTGTGCCCAATCTTTGCAAGTTACGACACCTGAGATTAGTGGTGAGGAGCAAGAGCGATCAAGTTTGACGAACATTTATTTGCCAACTTGGATAAAAATTAGTCAATTACCCCAGCTTAATTTAATGCCCCCACAGGCGAAGTTAAAAATCTGTGAATATTTCAAAAATTAA